In Pseudomonas nunensis, a single window of DNA contains:
- a CDS encoding MFS transporter, whose translation MPIANAAPATTVADPIQALYHKITWKLIPFLCFCYLAAYLDRINIGFAKLQMLDQLHFSETAFGLGAGLFFVGYILFEVPSNLVLEKVGAKIWIARIMITWGLLSACTMLVTSTTQFYVLRFLLGAAEAGFLPGVLYYLTTWFPTYRRGRIIALFMIGLPLSSVIGGPLSGWVMSHFDSLGGLRGWQWLFLIEAVPSVLLGILTFWALPNSYQQAKWLNDEEKALLEQELRADEASAGDSKHSFRDGFFNLKVWMLGGIDFSILLSAYAMGFWMPTFIRNAGIVDTFHIGILTALPSVAALLGMLLIGASSDKHRERRWHIIVPFLVGAAAMATAPLFVHNVVATVALFAIASAAIIGAVPVFFSLPATFLKGTAAATGFALACSLANIAGLVSNSLMGVAIDVTGSSAGALWFFAGCLILSSFLVIALPAKLVNR comes from the coding sequence ATGCCCATTGCGAACGCAGCACCCGCGACCACGGTCGCCGACCCGATTCAAGCGCTGTACCACAAGATCACCTGGAAGCTGATTCCGTTCCTGTGCTTCTGCTACCTGGCCGCGTACCTCGACCGGATCAACATCGGCTTCGCCAAACTGCAGATGCTCGATCAACTGCACTTCAGCGAAACCGCGTTCGGCCTCGGCGCCGGGCTGTTCTTTGTCGGCTACATCCTGTTCGAAGTGCCGAGCAACCTGGTGCTGGAAAAGGTCGGCGCGAAGATCTGGATCGCCCGGATCATGATCACCTGGGGCCTGCTCTCGGCCTGCACCATGCTCGTGACCTCCACCACCCAGTTCTACGTCCTGCGTTTCCTGCTCGGCGCCGCCGAAGCGGGTTTCCTGCCGGGGGTCCTGTATTACCTGACCACCTGGTTTCCGACCTATCGACGCGGCCGCATCATCGCGCTGTTCATGATCGGTTTGCCACTGTCCAGCGTGATTGGCGGGCCGCTGTCCGGCTGGGTGATGAGCCATTTCGACAGCCTCGGAGGTTTGCGTGGCTGGCAGTGGCTGTTCTTGATCGAAGCGGTGCCCAGCGTATTGCTCGGAATACTGACCTTCTGGGCACTGCCCAATAGCTATCAGCAAGCCAAGTGGCTCAACGATGAAGAGAAAGCCCTGCTAGAACAGGAACTGCGCGCCGACGAAGCGAGTGCTGGCGACAGCAAACACAGCTTTCGCGACGGTTTCTTCAACCTGAAAGTGTGGATGCTCGGTGGTATCGATTTCTCGATTCTGCTCAGCGCCTACGCCATGGGTTTCTGGATGCCGACCTTCATCCGCAACGCCGGGATCGTCGATACATTCCACATCGGCATTCTCACCGCATTGCCGAGCGTCGCCGCGCTGCTGGGCATGCTGCTGATCGGCGCCAGTTCGGATAAACATCGCGAACGCCGCTGGCACATCATCGTACCGTTCCTGGTCGGCGCGGCGGCCATGGCCACTGCACCGTTATTCGTGCACAACGTGGTGGCGACCGTGGCGCTGTTCGCCATTGCTTCGGCGGCGATCATCGGCGCGGTGCCGGTGTTCTTCAGCCTGCCGGCGACCTTCCTCAAAGGTACGGCCGCGGCCACCGGGTTTGCGCTTGCCTGTTCGTTGGCGAACATTGCCGGGCTGGTGAGCAACTCGCTGATGGGTGTGGCGATTGATGTCACCGGCAGCAGTGCCGGGGCGCTGTGGTTCTTTGCCGGGTGCCTGATCCTCAGCAGTTTCCTGGTGATTGCGTTGCCGGCCAAACTGGTAAACCGCTGA
- a CDS encoding N-carbamoylsarcosine amidohydrolase, which produces MSEQTANDNYQGVWGQRIGFGQKAALLMIDFMRGYTTEGAPLFAPGVVSAVAESVELLASARRVGISVVHTNIRYHPGHFADGGIWVKKAPVMKDMVEGNPLAAFCEEVLPQENEVVISKQYASAFFGSSLASMLHAQGIDTVVLAGCSTSGCIRATAVDAVQHGFRTIVVRECVGDRHPAPHEANLFDIDSKYGDVISKQEAIAHFEKM; this is translated from the coding sequence ATGAGCGAACAAACCGCCAACGACAATTATCAAGGCGTGTGGGGTCAGCGCATCGGGTTTGGTCAAAAAGCTGCGTTGCTGATGATCGATTTCATGCGCGGCTACACCACCGAAGGCGCGCCGCTGTTTGCGCCCGGCGTGGTCAGTGCGGTGGCTGAAAGCGTCGAGTTACTTGCCAGCGCCCGGCGCGTGGGCATCTCGGTGGTGCACACCAATATCCGCTACCATCCCGGCCATTTCGCCGACGGCGGGATCTGGGTGAAAAAGGCCCCGGTGATGAAGGACATGGTCGAGGGCAACCCCTTGGCGGCGTTTTGCGAAGAGGTGTTGCCTCAGGAAAATGAAGTGGTGATCAGCAAACAATACGCCAGTGCTTTTTTCGGCAGCAGCCTCGCCTCGATGCTGCACGCCCAAGGCATCGACACCGTGGTGCTGGCCGGTTGCTCGACCAGTGGCTGCATTCGGGCGACGGCGGTGGATGCGGTGCAACACGGTTTTCGCACCATCGTCGTGCGCGAGTGCGTCGGCGACCGACACCCGGCGCCCCACGAGGCCAACCTGTTCGACATCGACAGCAAGTACGGCGATGTCATCAGCAAACAGGAGGCCATCGCCCACTTCGAAAAAATGTAA
- a CDS encoding Ldh family oxidoreductase, whose product MTATPVSSNTEPLDFDSLVVLLEHVFLRHGTSTDVARTLALNCAGAERDGAHSHGVFRIPGYVSTLKSGWVNGQAVPVVEDVASGFVRVDAANGFAQPALAAARGLLVEKARSAGIAVLAIRNSHHFAALWPDVEPFAYEGLVALSVVNSMTCVVPHGADRPLFGTNPIAFAAPRADGDPIVFDLATSAIAHGDVQIAARKGERLSPGMGVDSLGQPTQDPKAILEGGALLPFGGHKGSALSMMVELLAAALTGGNFSFEFDWSNHPGAKTPWTGQLLIVIDPSKAAGQSFAERSQELVRQMHGVGLKRLPGDRRHHQRAKSAAEGIRLEPEVLANLRELAGL is encoded by the coding sequence ATGACCGCAACACCCGTCAGTTCGAACACCGAACCGCTTGATTTCGATTCACTCGTTGTGTTGCTCGAACACGTCTTCCTGCGCCATGGCACCTCCACCGACGTTGCCCGGACCCTGGCCCTCAATTGTGCCGGTGCCGAACGCGACGGTGCCCACAGCCACGGTGTGTTCCGCATTCCCGGTTATGTGTCGACGCTGAAAAGCGGTTGGGTCAATGGTCAAGCCGTGCCGGTGGTCGAGGACGTGGCCTCGGGGTTTGTCCGGGTCGATGCCGCCAACGGGTTCGCCCAACCCGCGCTCGCCGCAGCCCGTGGCTTGCTGGTGGAAAAGGCCCGCAGCGCCGGGATTGCCGTGCTGGCGATCCGCAACTCTCATCACTTCGCCGCGCTCTGGCCGGATGTCGAACCCTTCGCCTATGAAGGCCTGGTGGCCCTGAGCGTGGTCAACAGCATGACCTGCGTGGTGCCGCATGGCGCCGACCGTCCGCTGTTCGGCACCAACCCGATTGCCTTCGCCGCGCCACGGGCGGATGGTGATCCGATCGTCTTCGACCTGGCCACCAGCGCCATCGCCCACGGCGACGTACAGATCGCTGCACGCAAGGGCGAGCGTTTGTCGCCGGGCATGGGCGTGGACAGCCTCGGCCAGCCGACCCAGGACCCGAAAGCGATTCTTGAAGGCGGTGCATTGCTGCCGTTTGGCGGGCACAAGGGCTCGGCGTTGTCGATGATGGTGGAGTTGTTGGCGGCGGCGTTGACCGGCGGTAATTTCTCCTTCGAGTTCGACTGGTCGAACCATCCGGGCGCCAAGACGCCGTGGACCGGGCAATTGCTGATCGTGATCGATCCGAGCAAGGCCGCCGGGCAAAGCTTCGCCGAGCGCAGCCAGGAACTGGTGCGGCAGATGCATGGGGTTGGGCTCAAGCGTTTGCCGGGGGATCGGCGGCATCATCAGCGTGCCAAATCGGCGGCTGAGGGGATTCGGTTGGAACCGGAAGTGTTGGCGAATCTGCGGGAGTTGGCTGGGCTCTGA
- a CDS encoding nucleoside hydrolase, whose translation MQGLIKRCALLVAAGLCAGSLQAAEKVIFDTDFNVLNDDGQAFIMLAQLHAQKRIDLLGMTLVSGNAWVDQEQVDALKAVERMGVEKDIGVYSGAAYPLLHDFATYPQEQALFGAGWPGAFKAPRPTSAAQLVAPPDGLATHTKLRKETAAQFIVDSVRANPHEVTLLAVGPLTNIALAIRSAPDIVPLIKRIVYMGGALEIPGNTTPAAEFNWWFDPEAAKIVLRSPVEHVIFPNDVCEKVTFDASVYKRVIAKPGAIADLYKHEFGPLFDKDPAYHSFTWDSLPALFLVQPDIVTESRDLWVDVDAQFGADYGRALGYKKSPPVGTQKAKVVFAIDQQKFWDGYVNLVTLPTPVKGR comes from the coding sequence ATGCAAGGTTTGATCAAACGCTGTGCCCTGCTTGTCGCCGCCGGCCTGTGCGCCGGTTCTTTGCAAGCCGCGGAAAAAGTCATCTTCGACACCGATTTCAACGTCCTCAACGATGACGGCCAGGCCTTCATCATGCTCGCCCAATTGCACGCGCAAAAACGCATCGACCTGCTCGGCATGACCCTGGTCAGCGGCAATGCCTGGGTCGATCAGGAGCAGGTCGACGCGCTCAAGGCTGTGGAGCGCATGGGTGTGGAAAAGGACATCGGCGTGTATTCCGGCGCGGCGTACCCGTTGCTGCATGACTTCGCCACGTACCCGCAGGAGCAAGCGCTGTTCGGCGCCGGTTGGCCGGGAGCGTTCAAGGCGCCGCGCCCGACGTCTGCCGCGCAACTGGTAGCACCGCCGGACGGCCTCGCTACCCACACGAAACTGCGCAAGGAAACCGCCGCGCAGTTCATCGTCGACAGCGTGCGCGCCAATCCGCATGAGGTGACGTTGCTGGCGGTCGGGCCGCTGACCAATATTGCGCTGGCGATCCGTTCCGCACCGGACATCGTGCCGCTGATCAAACGCATCGTGTACATGGGCGGCGCGCTGGAGATTCCGGGCAACACCACCCCGGCTGCCGAGTTCAACTGGTGGTTCGACCCCGAGGCGGCGAAGATCGTCCTGCGCTCGCCTGTCGAACATGTGATCTTCCCCAACGACGTCTGCGAGAAGGTCACGTTCGATGCCTCGGTGTACAAACGGGTGATCGCAAAACCGGGGGCCATTGCGGACCTGTACAAGCACGAATTCGGCCCGCTGTTCGACAAGGATCCGGCGTATCACAGCTTCACCTGGGACAGCCTGCCGGCACTGTTTCTGGTGCAACCGGACATCGTCACCGAATCCCGGGATTTGTGGGTGGATGTCGACGCGCAGTTCGGCGCCGATTACGGCCGCGCGCTGGGCTACAAGAAAAGCCCGCCGGTGGGCACGCAAAAAGCCAAAGTGGTGTTCGCCATCGACCAGCAGAAATTCTGGGACGGCTACGTCAACCTCGTGACCTTGCCGACCCCGGTGAAGGGCCGCTGA
- a CDS encoding carbon-nitrogen hydrolase family protein codes for MSKSIVAALQIGALPGGKGETLEQILSWENAIIESGAALVVMPEALLGGYPKGEAFGTQLGYRLPEGREAFARYFANAIDVPGVETEALAGLSARTGANLVIGVIERAGSTLYCTALYFDPQAGLVAKHRKLMPTGTERLIWGKGDGSTLPVIDSQVGRLAAVVCWENMMPLLRTAMYAKGVEVWCAPTVDEREMWQVSMRHIAHEGRCFVVSACQVQESPQALGLEIANWPVERPLIAGGSVIVGPMGDVLAGPLRGGPGLLTAEIDTDELIRARYDFDVVGHYARPDVFELTVDERAKPGVRFTA; via the coding sequence ATGTCCAAGTCAATCGTTGCCGCCCTGCAAATCGGCGCCTTGCCCGGAGGCAAGGGCGAAACATTGGAGCAGATCCTGTCCTGGGAAAACGCGATCATCGAGTCCGGCGCCGCGCTGGTGGTGATGCCGGAAGCGCTGCTGGGTGGTTATCCCAAAGGTGAAGCTTTTGGCACGCAGTTGGGCTATCGCCTGCCCGAGGGTCGTGAAGCGTTTGCGCGATACTTCGCCAATGCCATCGACGTGCCGGGCGTCGAAACCGAAGCGTTGGCCGGGTTGTCGGCGCGCACCGGGGCCAACCTGGTGATTGGCGTGATCGAGCGCGCGGGCAGCACGCTGTATTGCACTGCGCTGTATTTCGATCCGCAGGCTGGCTTGGTGGCCAAGCACCGCAAACTGATGCCGACCGGCACCGAACGGCTGATTTGGGGCAAGGGCGATGGTTCGACGCTGCCGGTGATCGACAGCCAGGTCGGGCGCCTCGCGGCAGTGGTGTGCTGGGAAAACATGATGCCGCTGCTGCGCACCGCGATGTACGCCAAAGGCGTGGAAGTCTGGTGCGCGCCGACCGTGGACGAGCGCGAGATGTGGCAAGTCAGCATGCGCCACATCGCCCACGAAGGCCGCTGCTTTGTGGTCAGCGCGTGCCAGGTGCAGGAATCGCCGCAAGCGTTGGGTTTAGAGATCGCCAACTGGCCGGTGGAGCGGCCGTTGATTGCGGGGGGCAGTGTGATTGTTGGGCCGATGGGGGATGTGTTGGCCGGGCCGTTAAGGGGAGGGCCGGGTTTATTGACGGCGGAAATTGATACCGACGAGTTGATTCGTGCGCGCTACGATTTCGATGTCGTCGGGCACTATGCGCGGCCGGATGTGTTTGAGCTGACTGTGGATGAACGGGCCAAACCCGGCGTGCGATTTACCGCATAA
- a CDS encoding LysR family transcriptional regulator, translated as MNTMNIATVDLNLLKVFEALHEESSASRAALRLGVTQSAVSAALRRLRELYGDQLFVRTGRGLAPTLRANQLKPVVTDALNKCRQSLAMIDPAAQHYEGRSVTVGLSDDFEIAYGRRLIEEIDRRAPKLRLIFRQTHSQIVAHALLDRSIDLAITAGGFAERLLSRQVLGEGGYLCLVDPLSLAEGQQTIGLEEFVAREHILVSSGGFIGITDEGLAALGLSRRVCASTTHFAALPHLLKGSQAVATIPAHAAQSIAALTGLALLPCPLALPRYPIELGWRTSTQLDPVVLKVREAIVASFDAPL; from the coding sequence ATGAACACAATGAATATCGCCACCGTCGATCTCAATCTGCTCAAAGTTTTCGAAGCCCTGCATGAGGAGTCCAGCGCCAGCCGCGCGGCCCTGCGCCTGGGCGTCACGCAATCGGCGGTCAGCGCTGCGTTACGGCGTTTGCGGGAGTTGTATGGCGATCAGTTGTTTGTGCGTACTGGCCGGGGACTGGCGCCGACGCTCAGGGCCAATCAATTGAAACCGGTGGTCACTGATGCGCTGAACAAATGCCGGCAAAGTTTGGCGATGATCGATCCGGCGGCTCAGCACTACGAGGGACGTTCGGTGACCGTGGGCCTGTCGGATGATTTCGAGATTGCCTACGGGCGGCGGCTGATCGAAGAAATCGACCGCCGCGCACCGAAGCTGCGACTGATTTTCCGCCAGACCCACAGCCAGATCGTCGCCCATGCGTTGCTGGATCGCAGCATTGATCTGGCGATTACCGCTGGCGGGTTTGCCGAGCGGCTGCTCAGCCGTCAGGTGTTGGGTGAAGGGGGTTATTTGTGTTTGGTGGACCCGCTGAGTCTGGCTGAAGGACAGCAAACTATCGGCCTGGAAGAGTTCGTCGCACGGGAACACATTCTGGTGTCGTCGGGTGGTTTTATCGGGATCACCGATGAGGGATTGGCGGCGCTGGGCCTGAGTCGGCGGGTGTGCGCCTCGACCACGCATTTTGCCGCGTTGCCGCATCTGCTCAAAGGCAGTCAGGCGGTGGCGACCATTCCGGCCCACGCCGCGCAAAGCATCGCGGCGCTAACGGGGCTGGCGCTGCTGCCCTGCCCGCTGGCGCTGCCGCGTTACCCGATCGAACTGGGCTGGCGCACCAGCACCCAGCTCGATCCGGTGGTATTGAAAGTGCGCGAAGCGATTGTCGCGAGCTTCGACGCGCCCCTGTAA
- a CDS encoding DUF883 family protein, which yields MARKTAVQTAADQIKDQAFSELQALIEESDKLLKSSASLVGEEADTLRGQVAQKLQLALESVTSVRERTKPAVDATESYIGGHPWQTVAISAGFGLVVGLLLGRR from the coding sequence ATGGCCCGCAAAACAGCCGTACAAACCGCCGCAGACCAAATCAAGGACCAGGCATTCAGTGAACTTCAGGCGCTGATCGAAGAATCGGACAAACTGCTCAAAAGCAGCGCGTCGCTGGTCGGTGAAGAGGCCGATACGTTGCGTGGGCAAGTCGCCCAGAAGCTGCAACTGGCACTCGAATCCGTCACCAGTGTGCGCGAGCGCACCAAGCCTGCGGTCGATGCCACTGAATCCTACATCGGTGGCCATCCGTGGCAGACCGTAGCGATCTCCGCCGGTTTCGGCCTGGTGGTCGGGTTGCTGCTCGGTCGTCGCTAA
- a CDS encoding LEA type 2 family protein: MRRLLALSLSLLLLSLSACALFPNRDPLNINVVGIEPLQSQDLEVRFAVKIRVQNPNETAIDYNGVALDLEVNGQPLASGVSDQSGTIQRFSETVLTVPVSVSAFSVLRQTLGLSQTQTLDNLPYVLRGKLAGGLFGTMRFVDTGKLRLPGPNAATW, translated from the coding sequence ATGCGCAGACTTCTTGCCCTGTCCCTTTCACTGCTGTTGCTCTCCCTGAGCGCCTGCGCGCTGTTCCCGAATCGCGATCCGCTGAACATCAATGTGGTCGGCATCGAGCCTCTGCAAAGCCAGGACCTGGAAGTGCGTTTCGCGGTGAAGATCCGCGTGCAGAACCCGAATGAAACCGCTATCGACTACAACGGCGTGGCGCTGGACCTGGAAGTCAACGGTCAGCCATTGGCGTCCGGTGTCAGCGATCAGTCGGGGACGATTCAGCGGTTTTCCGAAACCGTGCTGACCGTGCCGGTGAGCGTCTCGGCGTTCTCGGTATTGCGCCAGACCCTTGGGCTGAGTCAGACCCAAACCCTAGACAACCTGCCCTACGTGCTGCGCGGCAAATTGGCGGGCGGGTTGTTTGGCACGATGCGGTTTGTGGATACCGGGAAGCTCAGGTTGCCGGGGCCGAACGCGGCGACCTGGTAG